The Pyrus communis chromosome 9, drPyrComm1.1, whole genome shotgun sequence genome has a segment encoding these proteins:
- the LOC137746048 gene encoding peptide chain release factor PrfB3, chloroplastic, translating into MASLAAESAFLRNGTTTAAAASAAAALFSFNWKTSQRKSHRSLHTHCVDDRNRASKQLGLFSLKKKIEDTVLRAETLAPMALELEEARRNKQEQQIRDYNLWDDTAKSNEILAKLATSAKVVDALKDLTFKAEEAKLITQLAEVDAINYGLFRQAYDASLDVSKLLDQYEMSKLLKGPYDMEGACLTIEAGGEGYPEVWVKQLLSMYTKWAKKLGYKGRVVEKHSSTNGGITSATIEFEFAFAYGYLSGETGVHYLTSSQNVSDLPTASSASVDVFPLFLGKAHDLEIDDDDLVIALPSVLEEQRQTGPTVSIQHKLTGISAQSSGERSHFANKIKAINRLKGKLLILALEQGVSEVSNIKKDEIVNLWEKETRRYMSYPHKLVKDVKTGIQLPDLMSVLDGNLEPLIGAHINTRQ; encoded by the exons ATGGCAAGCTTGGCCGCAGAATCCGCGTTTCTCAGAAATGGTACCACCACCGCCGCCGCTGCTTCCGCCGCCGCCGCCTTATTCAGCTTCAATTGGAAAACTTCCCAAAGAAAGAGCCACCGGTCGCTACACACTCATTGCGTGGATGACAGGAACAGGGCCTCCAAACAACTGg GATTATTttcattgaagaagaagattgaagaTACAGTTCTCAGAGCTGAGACGTTGGCTCCAATGGCATTGGAACTTGAAGAAGCACGAAGAAATAAGCAGGAACAACAGATACGAGACTATAACCTTTGGGATGACACAGCAAAGTCTAATGAGATTCTTGCTAAGTTAGCTACCAGTGCTAAAGTGGTTGATGCTCTTAAAGACTTGACATTTAAG GCTGAAGAAGCAAAGCTAATAACACAGTTAGCAGAGGTAGACGCTATAAATTATGGGCTTTTTAGGCAAGCATATGATGCCTCTCTAGATGTAAGCAAGCTTTTGGATCAGTATGAGATGTCCAAGCTTCTGAAGGGACCATATGACATGGAGGGAGCATGTCTAACTATCGAAGCTGGAGGTGAAGGCTACCCTGAG GTATGGGTAAAACAACTACTGAGCATGTATACCAAATGGGCCAAAAAGCTAGGTTATAAAGGGAGGGTAGTCGAGAAGCATTCTTCCACAAATGGTGGCATCACATCAGCAACTATTGAGTTTGAATTTGCGTTTGCTTATGGGTATCTTTCAGGAGAGACAGGTGTTCACTATCTTACAAGCTCGCAAAATGTGTCTGATTTGCCTACG GCTAGCTCAGCAAGTGTGGATGTGTTTCCTTTGTTTCTTGGAAAAGCCCATGACCTAGAAATTGACGACGACGACTTGGTCATTGCATTGCCATCGGTGCTTGAAGAGCAGCGCCAAACTGGACCTACAGTATCCATCCAGCATAAACTTACAGGCATAAGTGCTCAATCATCAG GCGAGAGGAGTCACTTTGCGAATAAGATCAAGGCAATTAACCGGTTGAAAGGCAAGCTTCTGATCCTTGCATTGGAACAAGGTGTTAGCGAGGTTAGCAATATCAAGAAAGATGAGATTGTGAATCTGTGGGAGAAGGAGACGAGAAGGTACATGTCTTATCCACACAAGCTGGTCAAGGATGTAAAAACAGGCATCCAACTACCTGATCTAATGTCTGTTTTAGACGGAAATCTTGAACCTCTTATTGGTGCTCATATTAACACAAGACAGTAA